From one Salmo salar chromosome ssa09, Ssal_v3.1, whole genome shotgun sequence genomic stretch:
- the LOC106611698 gene encoding zinc finger and BTB domain-containing protein 5, whose product MDFPGHFENIFQQLNHQRVSGQLCDCVIVVGGQHFRAHRSVLAACSTHFRALLNAVEGEGGGASVMELDLEVVTPEAFSALLDMIYTSTLTLGASNVMDVLLAASHLHLNTVVKACKHHLTSRSFPTSPPRGWSSPVQQQRFSHAVDQQHLRQSPSQVAAMAGVNSRQQRSVLLQQLGLSLVTSALEGSLDVGETELDASQAGGRDGGVGADGSMEQLAAFSGRRHHKRKSSSPQMFQEERLNSKQSGCRLSEGNHGEGYPRVSRSNGGEELPSPDSLKTDECLCLERGSAEKQEEKYEGTLQEEVQLPSQSDSNVGGKRDDGGEDHTERSLVDGGIVFKVKVGEEGEEEDHKMDVVVKSEQVNSYPDTPGVSNYPPFPSRDTGDHQDEPANDEKDILSPKGNDPSSSNPQSSSNPQTDTHPLQDNTDGGDGLSDNEGLDSNQDLGLSCILNPRSQLEALGEDSLLNTTISEAQAESNEAVRSLQNSEATNASSSSLMFPVTSVPFQQLISSEGHSFSDGFILQSTQTQDVLGGFLRGVRPDVGTLGSLSLSTSLSRSSRAEMTGVGGSLGLPAYRRIAPKVNPNSEGQTDGQPQDPSSSSGPAGGDTAPRTALTRASEDVLSKCKKAMTEHNVLVVEGARKYACRICCKTFLNLTDCKKHIRVHTGEKPYACLKCGKRFSQSSHLYKHSKTTCLRWQSSHLPATLL is encoded by the coding sequence ATGGACTTCCCAGGTCACTTCGAGAACATCTTCCAGCAGCTGAACCACCAGCGTGTCAGTGGTcagctctgtgactgtgtgatcgTAGTGGGGGGCCAACACTTCAGGGCCCACCGCTCTGTCCTGGCAGCCTGCAGTACACACTTCAGGGCACTTCTTAATGCAGTGGAGGGGGAAGGTGGAGGAGCCAGTGTGATGGAGCTGGATCTAGAGGTAGTGACTCCTGAGGCTTTCTCTGCCCTGCTGGACATGATCTACACCTCCACTCTCACTCTGGGGGCCTCCAATGTAATGGATGTGCTCCTGGCTGCCTCCCACCTGCACCTCAACACTGTGGTCAAGGCCTGCAAGCACCACCTCACCTCCCGCAGCTTCCCCACATCGCCCCCGCGTGGTTGGAGTTCGCCAGTGCAGCAGCAGCGGTTCAGCCATGCAGTGGACCAGCAGCATCTGAGGCAGTCTCCATCCCAGGTAGCAGCCATGGCCGGGGTCAATTCCAGGCAGCAGAGATCTGTCCTGCTCCAGCAGCTGGGGCTCAGCCTGGTCACATCGGCCCTGGAAGGTAGCCTCGATGTTGGCGAGACTGAGTTGGATGCTAGCCAGGCTGGAGGCAGGGATGGAGGGGTTGGAGCAGATGGAAGCATGGAGCAACTGGCAGCTTTCTCTGGTCGGCGTCACCACAAACGCAAGAGCTCTTCTCCCCAAATGTTTCAGGAGGAGAGGCTGAACAGCAAGCAGAGTGGGTGCAGGCTGTCTGAGGGGAATCACGGGGAGGGCTACCCAAGGGTGTCCAGGAGTAATGGGGGTGAGGAGCTTCCCTCCCCTGACTCCCTAAAGACAGACGAGTGCCTCTGCCTGGAGAGGGGAAGTGCAGAGAAGCAGGAGGAGAAGTATGAAGGGACTTTACAAGAAGAGGTACAGCTGCCTAGCCAATCAGATAGTAACGTGGGAGGGAAACGGGATGATGGGGGAGAGGATCACACAGAGCGTTCTCTGGTGGATGGAGGGATCGTGTTTAAAGTGAAagtgggagaagagggagaagaggaggatcaTAAGATGGATGTAGTTGTGAAGAGTGAGCAGGTGAACTCTTATCCAGACACACCAGGTGTGTCCAATTATCCTCCATTCCCATCCAGGGACACTGGTGATCATCAGGATGAGCCAGCAAATGATGAGAAAGACATACTCAGCCCGAAGGGAAATGACCCAAGCTCATCCAACCCCCAATCTAGCTCCAatcctcagacagacacacacccactccaAGACAACACGGATGGAGGAGATGGGTTGTCTGATAATGAGGGCCTAGACAGCAACCAAGACCTGGGCCTTTCCTGCATTCTCAACCCCAGGAGTCAGCTTGAGGCGTTAGGAGAGGACAGTCTCCTTAACACCACCATCAGTGAGGCTCAGGCAGAAAGCAATGAGGCTGTTAGGTCACTTCAAAACTCAGAGGCAACAAACGCCTCCTCTTCTTCCCTTATGTTCCCAGTAACCTCTGTCCCCTTCCAGCAGCTCATCAGTAGCGAGGGGCACAGTTTCAGTGATGGATTCATCCTCCAGTCCACCCAGACTCAGGATGTTCTGGGGGGCTTCTTGAGGGGCGTCAGGCCAGATGTAGGCACCTTGGGCAGCCTCAGTTTGAGCACGTCCCTCTCCCGATCATCCAGGGCTGAGATGACCGGAGTTGGGGGGAGCTTAGGGCTGCCAGCTTACCGTCGCATCGCCCCAAAAGTGAACCCCAACTCTGAGGGCCAGACAGATGGACAACCCCaggatccttcctcctcctccggtCCAGCAGGGGGGGATACTGCTCCTCGCACTGCCCTCACCAGAGCATCAGAGGACGTCCTTTCAAAGTGTAAGAAGGCCATGACGGAGCACAACGTCCTGGTAGTGGAGGGGGCAAGGAAATACGCCTGCCGGATCTGCTGTAAGACCTTCCTGAACCTGACTGACTGTAAGAAACACATCAGAgtccacacaggagaaaagccctacGCCTGCCTCAAGTGTGGCAAACGCTTCAGTCAGTCGTCCCATTTGTACAAACACTCTAAGACCACCTGTCTACGCTGGCAGAGCAGCCACCTGCCTGCCACGCTGCTCTGA
- the LOC106611697 gene encoding mitochondrial import receptor subunit TOM5 homolog, which yields MFKLEGLGPKMDPEEMKKKMRQDVISSVRNFLIYIALLRATPYILKKLDSI from the exons ATGTTCAAACTCGAGGGGTTAGGGCCGAAAATGGACCCAGAGGAGATGAAGAAAAAGATGCGACAGGACGTCATCTCGTCCGTGCGCAATTTCTTAATCTATATTGCGCTTCTCAGAGCCA ctCCATATATTCTGAAGAAGTTGGACAGCATTTGA